In Capillimicrobium parvum, a genomic segment contains:
- a CDS encoding GtrA family protein, with product MSAAAKPRSPTPSVAGALRIPSISQFVRFAVVGAGGYVVNLAVFALLVDGAGIDYRAAGVLAFLVAVANNFHWNRRWTFATTGPGALRQAWRFLVVSSTAALLGLGLLTVLVGLLGVEKLAAQAIATVSVLPVSFAGNRLWTFGAGPRAVARFDRRERERRGPEMRQEPIQRP from the coding sequence GTGTCCGCCGCGGCAAAGCCCAGGTCGCCCACGCCATCCGTGGCCGGTGCGCTGCGCATCCCGTCGATCTCGCAGTTCGTGCGCTTCGCGGTGGTCGGCGCCGGCGGGTACGTCGTCAACCTCGCCGTCTTCGCGTTGCTGGTCGACGGCGCCGGCATCGACTACCGCGCCGCCGGCGTGCTGGCGTTCCTGGTCGCCGTCGCGAACAACTTCCACTGGAACCGCCGCTGGACGTTCGCGACGACCGGACCCGGAGCGCTGCGGCAGGCGTGGCGGTTCCTCGTGGTCTCGAGTACGGCGGCGCTCCTGGGTCTCGGGCTTCTGACCGTCCTGGTGGGGCTGCTGGGGGTCGAGAAGCTCGCCGCCCAGGCGATCGCCACCGTGTCGGTCCTGCCGGTGAGCTTCGCGGGCAACCGGCTGTGGACGTTCGGCGCCGGGCCGCGGGCGGTGGCGCGATTCGATCGCCGCGAGCGGGAGAGACGCGGTCCGGAGATGCGCCAGGAGCCGATCCAGCGACCATGA
- a CDS encoding glycosyltransferase family 2 protein: protein MKIMSPSERGLPAGPDPRISVVVPVFDVERYLEECLDSIAHQSFADLEVIMVDDGSTDASAAIARRFARRDRRFRLVTQPHGGLARARNAGADQARGEFLCFVDSDDKLAPDFCELLLTALDQTGSDFATGNVLRFDSQGTRQAPFVARTFRQTRLATHVTRFRGLLVDRIVPNKMWRRSFWDAHAFRFPEGRVHEDVPVVVPAQFLARSVDVIADHVYLYREREGDDRSITQRRNELRMLLDRLAGVEYVTEFLCREFGAEARRWYQESAVAEDLRYHLNVLGDADDAYRQTFLDRVNAYLAQAPADVEKGLPAIDRLKYHLVRRRLLPELLEVLRFQQEELAHVAPIPVRGGWDGDYPFRGDRRLGVPAHVYRLGAELRASATVESLRWDDDALVIQGTASLTVAGAPAPGAPRVHLIAVRPGRLARLRRHVLPMRLTTATTQTDGVSGSAGFQARLPLRRLRRGRRWDRRPLDVLVVVRNGGVTRRFSKFGADPGLTANSAQRALDGEATARALRQPSGHVRVEVCRGWATARTHRTSGDTLRIEGMLGVPGDGEMTLEIAHHDADPELRVPIRLSSGASPQPFAADVPLRGLSAPGGEPATWELWVSGRGGRERLELDHDTSGEPQTPAVSGGMARLAQTATGHAALLTSPPAARAPRRHVRTAERGSRDHSMPLAP, encoded by the coding sequence ATGAAGATCATGTCGCCGTCCGAAAGGGGCCTCCCCGCCGGGCCGGACCCACGGATCAGCGTGGTGGTCCCGGTGTTCGACGTCGAGCGCTACCTCGAGGAGTGCCTGGACTCCATCGCGCACCAGTCCTTCGCCGATCTCGAGGTCATCATGGTCGACGACGGCTCGACGGACGCGTCGGCGGCGATCGCGCGCCGCTTCGCCCGGCGCGATCGCCGGTTCCGGCTCGTCACCCAGCCCCACGGCGGGCTGGCCAGGGCGCGCAACGCCGGAGCCGACCAGGCCCGGGGCGAGTTCCTCTGCTTCGTCGACAGCGACGACAAGCTGGCGCCCGACTTCTGCGAGCTGCTGCTGACCGCCCTCGACCAGACCGGCTCGGACTTCGCCACCGGCAACGTGCTGCGCTTCGACAGCCAGGGCACGCGCCAGGCGCCGTTCGTCGCGCGCACGTTCCGCCAGACGCGGCTGGCCACCCACGTCACCCGGTTCCGCGGCCTGCTCGTCGACCGGATCGTCCCCAACAAGATGTGGCGCCGGTCGTTCTGGGACGCACACGCCTTCCGGTTCCCCGAAGGCCGCGTGCACGAGGACGTCCCGGTCGTCGTGCCCGCCCAGTTCCTGGCCCGCTCGGTCGACGTCATCGCCGACCACGTCTACCTGTATCGCGAGCGCGAGGGCGACGACCGCTCGATCACGCAGCGGCGCAACGAGCTGCGGATGCTGCTCGACCGGCTCGCCGGCGTCGAGTACGTGACCGAGTTCCTATGCCGGGAGTTCGGCGCGGAGGCCCGGCGCTGGTACCAGGAGAGTGCGGTCGCCGAGGACCTGCGCTACCACCTCAACGTCCTCGGCGACGCCGACGACGCGTATCGGCAGACGTTCCTGGACCGCGTCAACGCCTACCTCGCCCAGGCTCCGGCCGACGTCGAGAAGGGCCTTCCGGCGATCGACCGCCTCAAGTACCACCTCGTCCGCCGGCGTCTGCTTCCCGAGCTGCTCGAGGTCCTGCGCTTCCAGCAGGAGGAGCTCGCGCACGTCGCGCCGATCCCCGTACGCGGCGGCTGGGACGGCGACTACCCCTTCCGGGGCGACCGCCGCCTGGGCGTTCCCGCGCATGTGTACCGCCTCGGGGCCGAGCTGCGGGCGTCGGCCACGGTCGAGTCCCTGAGATGGGACGACGACGCCTTGGTCATCCAGGGGACGGCGTCGCTGACCGTGGCCGGCGCACCCGCGCCCGGTGCGCCCCGCGTGCACCTCATCGCCGTGCGCCCGGGACGGCTCGCGCGACTGCGCCGCCACGTCCTCCCCATGCGCCTGACGACCGCGACGACCCAGACGGACGGCGTCTCCGGGTCCGCGGGCTTCCAGGCGCGGCTGCCCCTGCGCCGGCTGCGCCGCGGCCGGCGCTGGGACCGGCGGCCGCTGGACGTGCTCGTCGTGGTCCGCAACGGCGGCGTCACCCGGCGCTTCTCGAAGTTCGGCGCCGATCCCGGCCTCACCGCGAACTCGGCCCAGAGAGCGCTCGACGGCGAGGCGACCGCGCGGGCGCTCCGGCAGCCGAGCGGCCACGTCCGGGTCGAGGTGTGCCGCGGGTGGGCGACGGCGCGGACGCACCGGACCTCCGGCGACACGCTGCGCATCGAGGGCATGCTGGGCGTCCCCGGCGACGGCGAGATGACCCTCGAGATCGCCCACCACGACGCCGACCCCGAACTGCGTGTGCCCATAAGACTGAGCTCCGGCGCATCGCCGCAGCCGTTCGCCGCCGACGTGCCCTTGCGAGGGTTGTCCGCGCCCGGCGGCGAACCGGCGACCTGGGAGCTCTGGGTCAGCGGGCGCGGCGGCCGCGAGCGGCTCGAACTGGACCATGACACCTCCGGTGAGCCGCAAACGCCCGCCGTCTCGGGCGGCATGGCACGGCTGGCGCAGACCGCCACCGGCCATGCCGCCCTGCTGACCTCCCCGCCAGCCGCCCGGGCCCCACGTCGTCACGTCAGGACGGCCGAACGTGGAAGCCGCGACCACAGCATGCCCCTCGCCCCCTAG
- a CDS encoding bifunctional glycosyltransferase family 2 protein/CDP-glycerol:glycerophosphate glycerophosphotransferase, whose amino-acid sequence MIRVSFLLVVHREQAYVAECVRSVLREGGDDVELVAIDDASPDHGPEVLDQLAAEDPRVRVRHLPQRIGLGASRDLALSLARGRHVWCIDTTGALALGGLAPVVDQLDQLDPDVLIVDHDLVTELGAVRPARRGEQLAALAARGPHELAALPAAAALASGAWDKVLRTQLLRDLGMRFGTAGHSELSVTWPALIAADRIAASPAAAYVRREAPNAVRDALTTGSAGDALDQHDEVWSFLLGHGRRAALAPVVREALLRQALGLLEAAPPGERAALFARISAAYRDRGGSGRTGIPRSVPELRTRLVSSGHHRSYEGVARSAAGAKVAVARARRVAARGRGALARAERVALRRHYRRSLRAPIDPELAVFAAYWYRGYQCNPRAVYEEARRVVPSVRGVWVVTADAAASLPAGLDHVVDGTPEYYDVLARAAVLVNNVNFPNDVVKRPGAVHLMTHHGTPLKRMGTDVTTGPRDLAPLLRRVARWDYSVSSNPFSTVVVERVFPGRYATLEVGYPRNDVLARAGDPETAAAREALGILAGQRVVLHAPTHRDYRPDWAPTLDVAALAEALGPDVVVLDRRHYLYGSRPGMDDLQREGRVRDVSGHPSIEQLCLASDLLISDYSSIVVDYAVLDRPMVIHAPDWEVYRTMRGTYYDLVGEPPGVVTTTLAEVIDAVASGAFADEPAERRRAFRERFCPWEDGRAAERVVGKVWLGEEPIAPRTAAAP is encoded by the coding sequence ATGATCCGCGTGAGCTTCCTCCTCGTCGTCCACCGCGAGCAGGCCTACGTGGCGGAATGCGTGCGCTCGGTCCTGCGCGAGGGCGGCGATGACGTCGAGCTCGTCGCCATCGACGACGCCTCGCCCGACCACGGGCCGGAGGTGCTCGACCAGCTCGCGGCCGAGGATCCGCGGGTGCGGGTCCGTCACCTGCCGCAGCGGATCGGCCTGGGGGCGTCGCGCGACCTCGCGCTCTCGCTCGCCCGGGGCCGCCACGTGTGGTGCATCGACACGACCGGCGCGCTGGCGCTCGGCGGGCTCGCGCCGGTCGTCGATCAGCTCGACCAGCTGGATCCGGACGTGCTCATCGTCGATCACGACCTCGTGACCGAGCTCGGCGCCGTGCGGCCCGCGCGCCGCGGCGAGCAGCTGGCGGCGCTGGCCGCTCGCGGCCCGCACGAGCTGGCGGCGCTCCCCGCCGCCGCAGCGCTCGCGTCCGGAGCGTGGGACAAGGTGCTGCGAACGCAGCTGCTGCGCGACCTGGGCATGCGGTTCGGGACCGCCGGCCACAGCGAGCTGTCAGTGACCTGGCCGGCGCTGATCGCCGCGGACCGGATCGCCGCCTCGCCGGCGGCCGCATATGTTCGCCGTGAGGCGCCCAACGCCGTGCGCGACGCCCTGACCACCGGCAGTGCCGGCGACGCCCTCGACCAGCACGACGAGGTCTGGTCCTTCCTGCTCGGCCACGGGCGGCGCGCGGCGCTGGCGCCCGTCGTGCGGGAGGCGCTGCTGCGCCAGGCGCTGGGGCTGCTCGAAGCCGCGCCGCCCGGCGAGCGCGCGGCGCTGTTCGCGCGGATATCGGCCGCGTATCGGGATCGCGGGGGCTCGGGGCGCACAGGCATTCCGCGCTCGGTCCCCGAGCTTCGCACGCGGCTCGTGTCCAGCGGCCACCACCGGTCCTACGAGGGGGTCGCGCGCTCGGCGGCGGGCGCGAAGGTCGCCGTCGCCCGGGCGCGACGGGTCGCCGCGCGGGGCCGCGGAGCGCTGGCGCGCGCCGAGCGTGTCGCGCTCCGGCGGCACTACCGGCGCAGCCTGCGGGCGCCGATCGACCCGGAGCTCGCGGTCTTCGCGGCCTACTGGTACCGCGGCTACCAGTGCAACCCGCGGGCGGTCTACGAGGAGGCCCGCCGGGTCGTGCCCTCCGTGCGCGGGGTGTGGGTCGTCACCGCGGACGCGGCTGCGAGCCTTCCCGCCGGCCTCGACCATGTGGTCGACGGGACCCCGGAGTACTACGACGTGCTCGCCCGTGCCGCCGTGCTCGTCAACAACGTGAACTTCCCCAACGACGTGGTCAAGCGCCCCGGCGCGGTCCACCTCATGACCCACCACGGCACGCCGCTGAAGCGGATGGGCACCGACGTGACGACCGGCCCGCGCGATCTGGCGCCGCTGCTGCGGCGCGTGGCGCGCTGGGACTACAGCGTCTCGTCGAACCCGTTCTCCACGGTCGTGGTCGAGCGGGTGTTCCCCGGGCGCTACGCGACGCTCGAGGTGGGCTACCCGCGCAACGACGTGCTGGCCCGGGCCGGCGACCCGGAGACGGCCGCGGCGCGCGAAGCGCTCGGCATCCTCGCGGGGCAGCGCGTCGTCCTGCACGCCCCGACGCATCGCGACTACCGGCCCGACTGGGCGCCCACGCTCGACGTCGCCGCGCTGGCCGAGGCGCTCGGCCCGGACGTCGTCGTCCTCGATCGCCGCCACTACCTCTACGGATCGCGGCCGGGGATGGACGACCTGCAGCGCGAGGGCCGCGTGCGCGACGTCTCCGGCCACCCGAGCATCGAGCAGCTCTGCCTGGCCTCCGACCTGCTGATCAGCGACTACTCGTCGATCGTCGTCGACTATGCCGTGCTGGACCGCCCGATGGTCATCCACGCCCCGGACTGGGAGGTGTACCGCACGATGCGCGGCACGTACTACGACCTGGTGGGCGAGCCCCCCGGGGTGGTGACGACGACGCTGGCGGAGGTCATCGACGCGGTAGCCTCGGGTGCCTTCGCCGACGAGCCCGCGGAGCGGCGCCGGGCGTTCCGCGAGCGCTTCTGCCCGTGGGAGGACGGTCGTGCGGCCGAACGCGTGGTGGGCAAGGTCTGGCTGGGCGAGGAGCCGATCGCGCCGCGGACGGCGGCGGCCCCGTGA
- a CDS encoding glycerophosphodiester phosphodiesterase — MAGPVFEHVPVLCGHRGSGRGVVRGRPENTLEAFRAAVAAGVAWVEVDARLTADRVLVARHDPVAEDGRQISELSASQADELGLMRVADLLDDLPAGVGVDIDVKSRLEDALAPPGETTAALVAAMARREAARRPILVSSFDASVLTITRRLAPQLPLGLITWGAFPLRKAIPAAVHLGAAVAMVNVGSFGLRSPGIAALERDPAVTLDVAHRAGLQVGVWGAGVDDARVLARVGVDCLVVDDDVLAAGLDE; from the coding sequence ATGGCAGGTCCCGTCTTCGAGCACGTGCCCGTGCTGTGCGGCCATCGCGGCAGCGGCCGCGGCGTCGTGCGCGGCCGGCCCGAGAACACGCTGGAGGCGTTTCGCGCCGCGGTCGCCGCGGGCGTTGCGTGGGTCGAGGTCGACGCCCGCCTCACGGCCGACCGGGTGCTCGTCGCCCGCCACGACCCCGTCGCCGAGGACGGCCGTCAGATCTCGGAGCTGTCGGCCTCCCAGGCCGACGAGCTCGGGCTGATGCGCGTCGCCGACCTTCTCGACGACCTGCCGGCCGGCGTCGGCGTCGACATCGACGTCAAGAGCCGGCTCGAGGACGCCCTCGCCCCGCCCGGCGAGACGACGGCGGCGCTCGTCGCCGCGATGGCACGGCGGGAGGCGGCGCGCCGCCCGATCCTCGTCTCGAGCTTCGACGCATCGGTCCTGACGATCACCCGGCGGCTCGCTCCGCAGCTGCCGCTGGGGCTGATCACCTGGGGCGCGTTCCCCCTGCGCAAGGCGATCCCGGCGGCCGTCCATCTCGGCGCCGCCGTGGCCATGGTCAACGTCGGGTCCTTCGGACTGCGGTCGCCGGGGATCGCCGCCCTCGAGCGGGACCCGGCGGTCACGCTGGACGTGGCGCACCGGGCCGGCCTGCAGGTCGGCGTCTGGGGCGCGGGCGTGGACGACGCCCGCGTGCTCGCCCGCGTCGGCGTCGACTGCCTCGTCGTCGACGACGACGTGCTCGCCGCGGGGCTGGACGAGTGA
- a CDS encoding arabinofuranosyltransferase, with the protein MLIVAAVGTLALHGVLVALHFRATDEVAPAIGPIWAALMIAIAVAAVLLDRRLAGHLHRRMAVAALAGAATALAMTPLMAGLLGTRQPPFTILRGDMAFRTEAVTRFAATWHLDDYTFRGLHSFYPPAWFWLGGRLANWTGATPWHVVKPLTIGTVGAALLLAFCLWRMVLRPGWALAAAIGSSLVLPTQTEAIAHATEAWYSPYSCLVAICGVAWLAAAWTTVRAPGDRGRLALLAVAGAALALTYDLLFVLLLAVLLALATVSRRERRAALQRAGAVCLGVAVLTAVFWVPLVLAIAGGSAAQGHYVRPDFLRVTTGLGGPVGLTVVVVAAVAALALTLWRPASQAVAALLVATIAYQLASVATLLLAHQQLQPHRAVTMLWATAGAAVAVALPTLGLGRTTIDPRLVAALAVVTVGATFGLGAAQGTTQATGPFTRAAHAPVDLAPSTEMARFITTATARRPQAVTVASTDRALLVTRPFHGFLALGARYAHPDAQVGRRIGVLRAAAACPDPACAARTLARTPFGPVDALVLTRTPAGLRIRTDRDGFPQPVPVTITFRPGLLDRAHWQRHDVGADAVLVRRGAAG; encoded by the coding sequence GTGCTGATCGTCGCCGCCGTCGGAACGCTCGCGCTGCACGGCGTGCTCGTGGCGCTGCACTTCCGCGCCACCGACGAGGTCGCTCCCGCGATCGGCCCGATCTGGGCCGCGCTGATGATCGCGATCGCCGTCGCCGCCGTGCTCCTCGACCGCCGGCTCGCCGGCCATCTGCACCGGCGCATGGCCGTCGCCGCGCTCGCCGGCGCCGCGACCGCGCTCGCCATGACGCCGTTGATGGCCGGCCTGCTCGGGACGCGCCAGCCACCGTTCACGATCCTCCGCGGCGACATGGCCTTCCGGACCGAGGCGGTGACCCGGTTCGCGGCCACCTGGCATCTCGACGACTACACGTTCCGCGGCCTGCACAGCTTCTATCCACCTGCCTGGTTCTGGCTGGGCGGCCGGCTCGCGAACTGGACGGGCGCGACGCCATGGCACGTCGTCAAGCCGCTGACCATCGGGACGGTGGGCGCCGCGCTGCTGCTGGCGTTCTGCCTGTGGCGGATGGTCCTGCGTCCCGGCTGGGCGCTCGCCGCCGCGATCGGCTCGTCGCTCGTCCTGCCCACCCAGACCGAGGCGATCGCCCATGCGACCGAGGCGTGGTACTCGCCGTACTCGTGCCTGGTCGCGATCTGCGGGGTGGCGTGGCTGGCCGCCGCGTGGACGACGGTCCGCGCCCCCGGAGACCGCGGGCGCCTGGCGTTGCTGGCGGTCGCCGGAGCGGCGCTGGCGCTGACCTACGACCTGCTCTTCGTGCTGCTTCTGGCGGTCCTGCTGGCCCTGGCGACCGTGAGCCGCCGGGAGCGGCGTGCCGCACTGCAGCGCGCCGGCGCGGTGTGCCTCGGCGTGGCGGTCCTGACGGCCGTGTTCTGGGTGCCCCTCGTCCTCGCCATCGCCGGAGGCTCGGCTGCGCAGGGCCACTACGTCCGCCCCGACTTCCTGCGCGTCACCACCGGTCTCGGCGGACCGGTCGGACTCACGGTGGTCGTGGTCGCCGCCGTCGCGGCGCTCGCCCTCACCCTGTGGCGCCCGGCCAGTCAGGCGGTCGCGGCGCTCCTGGTGGCCACGATCGCCTACCAGCTCGCCTCCGTGGCCACGTTGCTGCTCGCCCACCAGCAGCTCCAGCCGCACCGCGCCGTCACGATGCTCTGGGCCACGGCCGGCGCGGCGGTGGCGGTCGCGCTGCCGACGCTGGGCCTCGGCCGGACGACCATCGATCCCCGCCTCGTCGCGGCCCTGGCCGTGGTGACGGTCGGCGCCACGTTCGGCCTGGGCGCCGCCCAGGGGACCACGCAGGCGACCGGTCCGTTCACGCGCGCCGCCCACGCCCCGGTGGATCTGGCCCCCAGCACGGAGATGGCGCGGTTCATCACCACCGCGACGGCACGCCGGCCGCAGGCCGTGACGGTCGCCAGCACGGATCGCGCACTGCTGGTGACGCGACCGTTTCACGGGTTCCTCGCGCTGGGGGCCCGCTATGCGCATCCGGACGCGCAGGTGGGCCGGCGCATCGGCGTCCTACGCGCCGCCGCGGCCTGTCCGGACCCGGCGTGTGCCGCCCGCACCCTCGCGCGGACGCCGTTCGGCCCGGTCGATGCGCTCGTCCTCACGCGTACGCCGGCCGGCCTGCGGATCCGCACGGACCGCGACGGCTTCCCGCAGCCGGTCCCGGTCACGATCACCTTCCGGCCCGGACTCCTGGATCGGGCGCACTGGCAGCGCCACGACGTCGGCGCCGACGCCGTCCTCGTCCGTCGCGGCGCAGCCGGCTGA
- a CDS encoding YncE family protein, producing the protein MTTRRAGPVATLLVLPAAAAALAGCGGHTSTHEAATSGPRPKAATVARRPARPVARPVLRLVRARRLPGPVQLPAVAAGPAGVLAIGGLDAADASSSDILRVAPARPRLVGRLPDAIHDAAAAALGPATFVFGGGGAGGPSDAILRVDRSGATTPAGRLPAGASDITAATIGRTAYLAGGDAPAGALRTIVAFTPGRPAHVVGRLPRPLRYAAVAAVDGALIIAGGTSGPSARREVLRFDPASGRVRQIGRLPAPTTHAAAATLGGRVYVLGGRGDAPSSQRDTILAIDPATGRVRRAGRLPRAVSDLAAATAGSRIVVAGGRDATGSVLDELWWLAASSTATRSSPARAPTAGVYAHATARDISPAVRGDPARVYVPDSEADRVDVISQRTGRVIRSIPVGRQPQHVTPSWDLRTLWVSNDLGNSLTPIDPRTGHVGRPVPVTDPYNLYFTPDGRRAIVVAEARRELDFRSPHTMRLRHALKVPGCRGVDHMDDTADGRYALVSCEFAARMIVVDLRRERVVRTILLRPGSMPQDVKVSPDGRTFYVADMASGGVWLIDARTWRRLRLQPTGRGAHGLYPSRDSRWLYVSNREEGSISVISFATRRPVAKWQLPGGGSPDMGGVSADGRVLWLTGRYNAEVYAISTRSGRLLRRIPVGAGPHGAAVWPQPGRYSIGHTGILR; encoded by the coding sequence ATGACCACGCGGCGAGCCGGGCCCGTCGCCACGCTGCTGGTGCTGCCGGCGGCGGCCGCCGCGCTCGCCGGATGCGGCGGGCACACCAGCACCCACGAGGCCGCGACGAGCGGTCCGCGGCCGAAGGCCGCGACCGTGGCGCGGCGCCCTGCGCGGCCCGTGGCGCGGCCGGTCCTGCGTCTGGTGCGCGCCCGCCGGCTGCCCGGACCGGTCCAGCTTCCCGCCGTCGCTGCGGGCCCGGCCGGCGTGCTCGCCATCGGTGGACTGGATGCCGCCGACGCGTCCTCGTCGGACATCCTGCGCGTGGCGCCCGCCCGGCCGCGCCTCGTCGGTCGCCTCCCGGACGCGATCCACGACGCCGCGGCAGCCGCGCTGGGTCCGGCGACGTTCGTCTTCGGCGGCGGCGGGGCCGGCGGCCCGAGCGACGCGATCCTGCGCGTGGACCGCAGCGGCGCGACCACGCCGGCGGGGCGTCTGCCGGCCGGAGCTTCGGACATCACCGCCGCGACGATCGGTCGGACGGCCTATCTCGCCGGCGGCGACGCACCCGCCGGAGCGCTGCGCACCATCGTGGCGTTCACCCCCGGCCGGCCCGCCCACGTGGTCGGCCGGCTGCCGCGCCCTCTGCGCTATGCGGCGGTGGCGGCCGTCGACGGAGCGCTGATCATCGCCGGCGGCACGTCCGGGCCGAGCGCCCGCCGCGAGGTGCTGCGCTTCGACCCGGCCTCGGGTCGCGTGCGGCAGATCGGGCGACTTCCCGCCCCGACCACCCACGCCGCCGCGGCGACGCTCGGCGGCCGCGTCTACGTGCTGGGCGGCCGCGGCGATGCACCGTCATCCCAGCGGGACACGATCCTGGCCATCGATCCGGCCACCGGACGGGTCCGGCGCGCGGGGCGCCTACCCCGTGCCGTCTCGGACCTGGCGGCGGCGACCGCCGGCTCCCGCATCGTGGTCGCCGGCGGCCGGGACGCGACCGGGAGCGTTCTCGACGAGCTCTGGTGGCTCGCTGCGTCCAGCACGGCGACCCGGAGCTCACCGGCCCGGGCGCCCACCGCGGGGGTCTACGCCCACGCCACCGCGCGCGACATCAGCCCGGCCGTCCGCGGGGATCCGGCGCGCGTCTACGTGCCCGACTCGGAGGCCGATCGCGTCGACGTCATCTCCCAGCGCACCGGAAGGGTGATCCGGAGCATCCCGGTCGGCCGCCAGCCGCAGCACGTCACGCCGTCGTGGGACCTGCGCACGCTCTGGGTCAGCAACGACCTGGGCAACTCGCTGACCCCGATCGATCCGCGCACCGGCCACGTCGGGCGTCCGGTGCCGGTGACCGACCCGTACAACCTCTACTTCACGCCCGACGGGCGCCGGGCGATCGTCGTGGCCGAGGCGCGGCGCGAGCTCGACTTCCGCTCTCCGCACACCATGCGCCTGCGTCACGCCCTGAAGGTGCCCGGGTGCCGTGGCGTCGACCACATGGACGACACCGCCGACGGCCGCTACGCGCTGGTCTCGTGCGAGTTCGCGGCGCGGATGATCGTCGTCGACCTGCGCCGCGAGCGCGTCGTGCGCACGATCCTCCTGCGCCCGGGCTCGATGCCGCAGGACGTCAAGGTGTCCCCGGACGGCCGGACGTTCTACGTCGCCGACATGGCGTCAGGCGGGGTCTGGCTCATCGACGCCCGCACCTGGCGGCGTCTGCGCCTGCAGCCCACGGGCCGCGGCGCCCACGGGCTCTACCCGAGCCGCGACAGCCGGTGGCTGTACGTCTCCAACCGCGAGGAGGGATCGATCAGCGTGATCTCGTTCGCCACCCGCCGGCCCGTGGCGAAATGGCAGCTCCCCGGTGGAGGAAGCCCGGACATGGGCGGGGTGTCCGCCGACGGCAGGGTCCTCTGGCTCACCGGTCGCTACAACGCCGAGGTCTACGCGATCTCCACGCGCAGCGGCCGGCTGCTGCGCCGCATCCCGGTGGGCGCCGGTCCACACGGCGCCGCGGTCTGGCCTCAGCCCGGCCGGTACTCGATCGGCCACACCGGTATTCTGCGCTAG
- a CDS encoding sulfotransferase family protein translates to MTDRRLVLVVGVGRSGTSLLAGILGQLGFTIPQPEVRANATNPRGFGEPRWVVDFHRRLMRAPEVNVHVFDARPEAFARTAAAAAAAPAREQLRAWLGQELAAAPVVVVKDPRSGWFLPLWTACSADLGVQTSSLTMLRHPVEILLSARRSYGTWQSDVSRGAGWLNQMLEIEHVTRGRSRAFVRHDDLFADWSSVVARAGERIGLRELAEVASVPRPDIDAFVDPRLHRNRGAWGTLTLPAGLQEIMEEAWEALLLLSGPADEDPGAHARLDAARAAYHCVYADASQIAESSAIAARRRRPPRPRPPAPPPSALDRLRAAAVRRIPRRVKDAARGPRPGARRPPGGGTGRSGA, encoded by the coding sequence GTGACCGATCGGCGCCTGGTCCTGGTCGTCGGCGTGGGGCGCAGCGGGACGAGCCTGCTGGCGGGCATCCTCGGCCAGCTCGGGTTCACGATCCCGCAGCCTGAGGTCCGCGCCAACGCGACGAACCCTCGCGGGTTCGGCGAGCCGCGCTGGGTCGTCGACTTCCATCGGCGCCTGATGCGGGCGCCCGAGGTCAACGTGCACGTCTTCGACGCCCGCCCGGAGGCATTCGCTCGCACCGCCGCCGCGGCGGCTGCGGCCCCCGCCCGCGAGCAGCTGCGCGCCTGGCTCGGGCAGGAGCTCGCTGCGGCGCCCGTCGTCGTCGTCAAGGACCCCCGCAGCGGCTGGTTCCTGCCGCTGTGGACAGCGTGCTCGGCGGATCTGGGCGTCCAGACGTCGTCGCTGACGATGCTGCGCCACCCGGTCGAGATCCTGCTCAGCGCGCGGAGGTCCTACGGCACGTGGCAGTCGGACGTCAGCCGTGGCGCCGGGTGGCTCAACCAGATGCTCGAGATCGAGCACGTCACCCGCGGGCGGTCGCGCGCCTTCGTCCGCCACGACGACCTGTTCGCCGACTGGAGCTCGGTCGTCGCCCGCGCCGGGGAGCGGATCGGGCTGCGCGAGCTCGCTGAGGTCGCGTCCGTCCCGCGCCCGGACATCGACGCGTTCGTGGACCCGCGACTGCATCGCAACCGGGGCGCGTGGGGGACGCTCACGCTCCCCGCCGGGCTCCAGGAGATCATGGAGGAGGCCTGGGAGGCGCTGCTGCTGCTCAGCGGCCCCGCCGACGAGGATCCGGGCGCCCACGCGCGCCTTGACGCGGCCCGCGCGGCGTACCACTGCGTGTACGCCGACGCGTCGCAGATCGCGGAGTCCTCGGCGATCGCGGCGCGGCGGCGCCGGCCGCCGCGGCCGAGGCCGCCCGCTCCGCCGCCGTCGGCGCTGGACCGGTTGCGCGCCGCCGCGGTGCGGCGCATCCCCCGGCGGGTCAAGGATGCGGCCCGCGGCCCGCGGCCCGGGGCTCGGCGGCCACCGGGCGGCGGTACAGGACGTAGCGGCGCTTGA